In the genome of Molothrus aeneus isolate 106 chromosome 5, BPBGC_Maene_1.0, whole genome shotgun sequence, one region contains:
- the RAB21 gene encoding ras-related protein Rab-21, translating to MATGAGAAAGGRSFSFKVVLLGEGCVGKTSLVLRYCENKFNDKHITTLQASFLTKKLNIGGKRVNLAIWDTAGQERFHALGPIYYRDSNGAILVYDITDEDSFQKVKNWVKELRKMLGNEICLCIVGNKIDLEKERHVSVQEAEMYAESVGAKHYHTSAKQNKGIEELFLDLCKRMIETAQVDERARGNGSSQSGIARRGVQIIDDEPQVQSSGGCCSSG from the exons ATGGCGACGGGGGCCGGCGCGGCGGCCGGGGGCCGCAGCTTCTCCTTCAAGGTGGTGCTGCTCGGGGAGGGCTGCGTGGGCAAAACCTCGCTGGTGCTGCGCTACTGCGAGAACAAGTTCAACGATAAGCACATCACCACCCTGCAG GCATCTTTTCTTACGAAGAAGCTAAATATTGGTGGAAAAAGAGTAAACCTTGCAATATGG GATACAGCTGGTCAAGAAAGATTTCATGCATTGGGGCCTATCTACTACAGGGACTCTAATGGCGCTATTCTAGTATATGATATAACAGATGAAGACTCTTTTCAAAAG GTAAAAAACTGGGTTAAGGAATTAAGAAAAATGTTGGGAAATGAAATCTGTTTATGTATAGTAG GTAACAAAATAGACTTGGAAAAAGAGAGACATGTTTCAGTGCAAGAAGCAGAAAT GTATGCTGAATCTGTTGGAGCAAAACATTATCATACGTCAGCTAAACAGAACAAAGGAATTGAAGAACTGTTTCTTGACCTTTGCAAAA GAATGATAGAAACTGCTCAAGTGGATGAAAGAGCAAGAGGCAATGGCTCCAGTCAGTCAGGAATAGCAAGGCGAGGTGTACAGATCATTGATGATGAGCCACAAGTACAGAGCAGCGGAGGGTGCTGTTCTTCTGGATAA